A single region of the Methanocaldococcus sp. genome encodes:
- a CDS encoding COG1361 S-layer family protein yields MRELKNLLITFLLFILLTQTSAYITFKNIDYKTQYLEPSKTYDLYVTFESDEEINNTLVYIKPYNQMSEEYIQIIKGKQWIGHLFPSEIGVAHFIIKIKDNAPNYDYKMVVYCNYTKNGEQYSENRIFTLPVRGKANIIIKPNSNILKVGTNKVLILLTNKGTGTAENIKITFQNSNNLVILGDNTFTITSLSPKITTCIPLTIFAKKEGVYSINYKISYENPYDLLELTQKSETINGDSKTETLTYQNKNIVENLGSLTFNVFPNKLISININNPIITVGKINNLTISIKNNYKDSLFIVQISKYFIENNQKTVFIKKGEIKNTSFQIKVDKEGITSIPVVIYFDNNQIEKNLTIDVIGKADLVLSGIDVESSFNEVKITGDIDNIGTGKAKSVLISIVRTKNIIPKKPYENYFVGTLNPDDYGSFELHCVINGNVSEIPIKITYRDENNNLITIHKTIKINKEVISLKNENSEEINYLVMGIGIIFVIGVVYLIYRGFKKGKND; encoded by the coding sequence ATGAGAGAATTAAAAAATCTATTAATTACTTTTTTACTTTTTATTCTTTTAACTCAAACCTCTGCCTATATAACATTTAAAAATATTGACTATAAAACTCAATACTTAGAGCCTTCAAAAACCTATGATTTATATGTAACATTTGAATCAGATGAGGAGATTAATAACACTCTCGTTTATATAAAACCTTACAACCAAATGTCAGAAGAATATATTCAAATAATTAAAGGTAAGCAGTGGATAGGACATCTTTTCCCATCTGAAATTGGTGTTGCTCATTTTATTATAAAAATTAAAGATAATGCACCAAATTATGACTATAAAATGGTAGTTTATTGTAACTATACTAAAAATGGAGAACAATACTCTGAAAATAGAATTTTTACACTTCCTGTAAGAGGAAAGGCAAATATTATAATAAAACCTAACAGTAATATTCTAAAAGTTGGAACTAATAAAGTTTTAATTCTATTAACTAATAAAGGAACAGGAACAGCTGAGAATATTAAAATAACCTTTCAAAATTCAAACAATTTAGTAATTTTAGGAGACAATACTTTTACAATAACATCTTTGAGTCCTAAAATTACAACTTGCATTCCACTAACAATATTTGCTAAAAAAGAGGGAGTTTATTCTATAAATTATAAAATATCCTACGAAAATCCTTATGATTTATTGGAATTAACTCAAAAATCAGAAACAATAAACGGGGATTCAAAAACAGAAACTTTAACATATCAAAATAAAAATATAGTTGAGAATTTAGGCAGTTTAACATTCAATGTGTTTCCAAATAAATTAATTTCGATAAATATAAATAATCCAATAATAACAGTTGGAAAAATTAATAATTTAACAATCTCAATAAAAAATAACTATAAAGATTCTCTATTTATAGTCCAAATAAGTAAATACTTTATTGAAAATAACCAAAAAACCGTATTTATTAAAAAAGGAGAAATAAAAAATACATCATTCCAAATAAAAGTAGATAAAGAAGGAATTACCTCAATTCCCGTAGTTATATACTTTGATAACAACCAAATAGAGAAAAACTTAACGATAGATGTTATAGGAAAGGCAGATTTAGTTTTAAGTGGGATTGATGTAGAAAGTTCATTTAATGAGGTAAAAATAACAGGGGATATTGACAATATAGGAACTGGAAAGGCGAAGAGTGTTCTAATCTCAATAGTAAGAACTAAGAATATAATCCCAAAAAAGCCATATGAGAACTATTTTGTAGGAACATTAAATCCTGATGATTATGGAAGTTTTGAATTACACTGTGTAATAAATGGAAATGTAAGCGAAATTCCAATTAAAATAACATATAGGGATGAAAATAACAACTTAATAACAATCCATAAAACAATAAAAATTAATAAAGAAGTTATTTCCTTAAAAAATGAAAATAGTGAGGAAATTAATTATTTAGTAATGGGGATAGGAATTATATTTGTTATAGGAGTGGTTTATTTAATTTATAGAGGATTTAAAAAGGGAAAGAATGATTAA
- a CDS encoding ABC transporter ATP-binding protein: MIKLKNVTKIYKMGDETIYALKDLNLRIKEGEFVSIMGPSGSGKSTLLNIIGCLDKPTEGEVYIDNIRTNDLDDNGLTKIRRDKIGFVFQQFNLIPLLTALENVELPLIFKYRNSMSKEERKKRALECLKMAELEERFANHKPNQLSGGQQQRVAIARALANNPPIILADEPTGALDSKTGEKIMMLLKKLNENGKTIIVVTHDPNVARFGDRIIYIKDGRIEKEELLN; this comes from the coding sequence ATGATTAAACTAAAAAATGTAACAAAAATCTACAAAATGGGAGATGAGACCATATACGCCCTAAAAGATTTAAATCTAAGAATAAAAGAGGGAGAGTTTGTTTCAATTATGGGCCCTTCTGGAAGTGGAAAATCTACACTTTTAAATATTATTGGTTGTTTGGACAAACCAACAGAAGGAGAGGTTTATATTGACAATATAAGGACAAATGACTTAGATGACAATGGATTAACAAAAATTAGGAGAGATAAAATTGGTTTTGTCTTTCAGCAATTTAATTTAATTCCTCTATTAACTGCCTTAGAAAATGTAGAACTTCCACTAATTTTTAAGTATAGAAATTCAATGAGTAAAGAAGAGAGAAAAAAAAGGGCTTTAGAGTGTTTAAAAATGGCTGAATTAGAGGAGAGATTTGCCAATCATAAGCCAAATCAATTGAGTGGGGGACAACAGCAGAGAGTGGCTATAGCGAGAGCTTTGGCAAATAATCCACCAATTATATTAGCAGATGAACCAACAGGAGCTTTGGATAGTAAGACAGGAGAAAAGATTATGATGTTGTTAAAAAAATTAAATGAAAATGGAAAAACTATAATTGTAGTTACTCACGACCCAAATGTTGCAAGATTTGGAGATAGAATAATTTACATTAAAGATGGAAGAATTGAGAAAGAAGAGTTATTAAATTGA